The following are encoded together in the Panicum virgatum strain AP13 chromosome 6K, P.virgatum_v5, whole genome shotgun sequence genome:
- the LOC120711593 gene encoding mRNA cap guanine-N7 methyltransferase 1-like, which produces MNKRPRDDPSSSFASEPKRPYGAGGGYGAQQGYTEERSSARRVADHYSARSNQTLEERENSPIIHLKKLNNWIKSVLIQLYARPGDCVLDLACGKGGDLIKWDKAKVGYYVGVDIAEGSIKDCMTRYNGDTDQQRRKKFSFPARLICTDCYEARLDEYLYEDAPFDICSCQFALHYSWSTEARARQALANVSALLRPGGIFIGTMPDANVIIKRLRESEGLEFGNSVYWISFGEEYAEKKFPASRPFGIKYKFHLEDAVDCPEWVVPFHLFKLLVEEYDLELVLMKNFHEFVHEYLQKPEFTELMRRLGALGDGRHDQSTLSQDEWEVSYLYLAFVLRKRGQPPGQRRSSNTNRGKMFLNEGDIEFLGI; this is translated from the exons GCGGCGGGTATGGCGCGCAGCAGGGCTACACGGAGGAGCGTAGCAGCGCGCGGCGGGTGGCGGACCACTACAGCGCGCGCTCCAACCAGACGCTCGAGGAGCGCGAGAACAGCCCCATCATCCACCTCAAGAAGCTCAACAACTGG ATAAAGAGCGTTCTGATCCAGCTATACGCACGCCCGGGCGACTGCGTGCTCGATCTCGCTTGCGGGAAG GGAGGTGATTTGATAAAGTGGGACAAAGCCAAGGTTGGCTATTATGTGGGTGTTGATATTGCCGAAGGCTCG ATAAAGGATTGCATGACTCGCTACAATGGTGATACAGATCAACAGCGCAGGAAGAAGTTCAGTTTTCCTGCACGACTTATTTGCACTGATTGTTATGAG GCTCGTCTGGACGAGTATTTATATGAGGATGCCCCATTTGACATATGTAGCTGTCAG TTCGCTTTACATTATTCATGGTCAACTGAAGCACGCGCTAGACAAGCCTTGGCGAATGTGTCTGCATTGCTTCGCCCTGGAGGCATTTTTATTGGGACAATGCCTGATGCTAATGTCATTATTAAAAGGCTTCGAGAAT CTGAAGGGTTGGAATTTGGGAACAGTGTTTATTGGATTAGCTTTGGTGAAGAGTATGCTGAAAAG AAATTCCCTGCATCCAGGCCTTTTGGTATCAAGTACAAGTTTCACTTAGAG GATGCTGTCGATTGTCCAGAATGGGTTGTTCCATTCCATCTCTTCAAATTACTGGTAGAAGAG TATGATCTCGAGCTGGTTCTGATGAAGAACTTCCATGAATTCGTACATGAGTACTTGCAAAAGCCAGAGTTTACTGAACTGATGCGGAGGTTAGGTGCCCTTGGTGATGGAAGGCATGACCAAA GTACACTGTCCCAGGATGAGTGGGAAGTTTCCTATCTCTATCTTGCTTTTGTCCTGCGGAAG CGAGGGCAACCGCCTGGCCAACGGAGATCCAGCAATACAAACAGAGGCAAGATGTTCCTCAACGAGGGCGATATCGAGTTTCTCGGGATATAG